In Pygocentrus nattereri isolate fPygNat1 chromosome 30, fPygNat1.pri, whole genome shotgun sequence, the following proteins share a genomic window:
- the LOC108436392 gene encoding tubulin alpha chain has product MRECISMHVGQAGAQMGNACWELYCLEHGIQPDGQMPSDKTIGGGDDSFNTFFSETGAGKHVPRAVFVDLEPTVIDEVRTGTYRQLFHPEQLITGKEDAANNYARGHYTIGKEIIDLVLDRTRKLADQCTGLQGFLIFHSFGGGTGSGFTSLLMERLSVDYGKKSKLEFAVYPAPQVSTAVVEPYNSILTTHTTLEHSDCAFMVDNEAIYDICRRNLDIERPTYTNLNRLIGQIVSSITASLRFDGALNVDLTEFQTNLVPYPRIHFPLATYAPVISAEKAYHEQLSVADITNACFEPANQMVKCDPRHGKYMACCLLYRGDVVPKDVNSAIATIKTKRTIQFVDWCPTGFKVGINYQPPTVVPGGDLAKVQRAVCMLSNTTAIAEAWARLDHKFDLMYAKRAFVHWYVGEGMEEGEFSEAREDMAALEKDYEEVGTDSVGDEEEEGEEY; this is encoded by the exons ATG CGTGAGTGTATTTCCATGCATGTTGGCCAAGCTGGAGCCCAGATGGGCAATGCCTGCTGGGAGTTGTACTGCCTGGAGCATGGGATCCAGCCAGATGGTCAGATGCCCAGTGACAAAACCATAGGTGGAGGAGACGACTCTTTCAACACTTTCTTCAGTGAGACAGGGGCTGGCAAGCATGTTCCCCGAGCTGTCTTTGTAGACCTGGAGCCCACTGTCATTG ATGAGGTGCGCACAGGAACCTACCGCCAGCTCTTCCACCCAGAACAGCTAATCACAGGGAAGGAAGATGCTGCCAACAATTATGCCCGTGGTCACTACACTATTGGCAAAGAGATCATTGACCTTGTGCTGGACCGTACCCGCAAACTG GCTGACCAGTGCACTGGGCTTCAGGGCTTCTTGATCTTCCACAGTTTTGGTGGAGGCACTGGCTCTGGCTTCACCTCTCTGCTGATGGAACGTCTGTCAGTCGATTATGGAAAGAAGTCCAAGCTGGAGTTTGCGGTGTACCCAGCACCTCAGGTTTCCACAGCAGTGGTGGAGCCTTACAACTCCATCCTGACCACCCACACGACCCTGGAGCACTCCGACTGTGCTTTCATGGTGGACAATGAAGCCATCTACGACATCTGCCGTAGGAACCTCGATATTGAGCGTCCCACATACACCAACCTCAACAGGCTCATTGGTCAGATCGTTTCCTCCATCACAGCCTCCCTGCGCTTCGATGGAGCCCTGAATGTAGATCTGACTGAGTTCCAGACCAACCTGGTGCCTTACCCTCGCATTCACTTCCCTCTGGCTACCTATGCCCCTGTGATATCTGCAGAAAAGGCATACCATGAGCAACTCTCTGTTGCTGACATCACCAATGCCTGCTTtgaaccagccaatcagatggtGAAGTGTGATCCCCGCCATGGAAAGTACATGGCCTGCTGTCTCCTCTACCGTGGTGATGTTGTGCCTAAAGATGTTAACTCTGCCATTGCTACCATCAAGACCAAGCGTACCATCCagtttgtggactggtgtcctACTGGCTTCAAGGTGGGTATCAACTATCAGCCCCCCactgttgttcctggaggagaCCTGGCCAAGGTGCAAAGGGCAGTGTGCATGCTGAGCAACACCACAGCCATTGCTGAAGCTTGGGCTCGTCTGGACCACAAGTTTGACCTGATGTATGCCAAGAGAGCCTTTGTCCATTGGTATGTCGGAGAGGGCATGGAGGAGGGAGAGTTCTCAGAAGCCAGAGAAGACATGGCTGCTCTGGAGAAAGATTATGAAGAAGTGGGCACAGACAGCGTtggagatgaggaggaggagggagaagaATACTAA
- the LOC108436424 gene encoding tubulin alpha-1A chain-like: MGNACWELYCLEHGIQPDGQMPSDKTIGGGDDSFNTFFSETGAGKHVPRAVFVDLEPTVIDEVRTGTYRQLFHPEQLITGKEDAANNYARGHYTIGKEIIDLVLDRTRKLADQCTGLQGFLIFHSFGGGTGSGFTSLLMERLSVDYGKKSKLEFAIYPAPQVSTAVVEPYNSILTTHTTLEHSDCAFMVDNEAIYDICRRNLDIERPTYTNLNRLIGQIVSSITASLRFDGALNVDLTEFQTNLVPYPRIHFPLATYAPVISAEKAYHEQLSVAEITNACFEPANQMVKCDPRHGKYMACCLLYRGDVVPKDVNSAIATIKTKRTIQFVDWCPTGFKVGINYQPPTVVPGGDLAKVQRAVCMLSNTTAIAEAWARLDHKFDLMYAKRAFVHWYVGEGMEEGEFSEAREDMAALEKDYEEVGTDSIGDEGEEEGEEY, encoded by the exons ATGGGCAATGCCTGCTGGGAGTTGTACTGCCTGGAGCATGGGATCCAGCCAGATGGTCAGATGCCCAGTGACAAAACCATAGGTGGAGGAGACGACTCTTTCAACACTTTCTTCAGTGAGACAGGGGCTGGCAAGCATGTTCCCCGAGCTGTCTTTGTAGACCTGGAGCCCACTGTCATTG ATGAGGTGCGCACAGGAACCTACCGCCAGCTCTTCCACCCAGAACAGCTAATCACAGGGAAGGAAGATGCTGCCAACAATTATGCCCGTGGTCACTACACTATTGGCAAAGAGATCATTGACCTTGTGCTGGACCGTACCCGCAAACTG GCTGACCAGTGCACTGGGCTTCAAGGCTTCCTAATCTTCCACAGTTTTGGTGGAGGCACTGGCTCTGGCTTCACCTCTCTGCTAATGGAGCGTCTGTCAGTTGATTACGGCAAAAAGTCAAAATTGGAGTTTGCCATTTATCCTGCTCCTCAGGTTTCCACAGCAGTGGTGGAGCCTTACAACTCCATCCTGACCACCCACACGACCCTGGAGCACTCTGACTGTGCGTTCATGGTGGACAATGAAGCCATCTACGACATCTGCCGTAGGAACCTCGATATTGAGCGTCCCACATACACCAACCTCAACAGGCTCATTGGTCAGATCGTTTCCTCCATCACAGCCTCCCTGCGCTTCGATGGAGCCCTGAATGTAGATTTGACTGAGTTCCAGACCAACCTGGTGCCTTACCCTCGCATTCACTTCCCTCTGGCTACCTATGCCCCTGTGATATCTGCAGAAAAGGCATACCATGAGCAACTCTCTGTTGCCGAGATCACCAATGCCTGCTTtgaaccagccaatcagatggtGAAGTGTGATCCCCGCCATGGAAAGTACATGGCCTGCTGTCTCCTCTACCGTGGTGATGTTGTGCCTAAAGATGTTAACTCTGCCATTGCTACCATCAAGACCAAGCGTACCATCCagtttgtggactggtgtcctACTGGCTTCAAGGTGGGTATCAACTATCAGCCCCCCactgttgttcctggaggagaCCTGGCCAAGGTGCAAAGGGCAGTGTGCATGCTGAGCAACACCACAGCCATTGCTGAAGCTTGGGCTCGTCTGGACCACAAGTTTGACCTGATGTATGCCAAGAGAGCCTTTGTCCATTGGTATGTCGGAGAGGGCATGGAGGAGGGAGAGTTCTCAGAAGCCAGAGAAGACATGGCTGCTCTGGAGAAAGATTACGAAGAAGTGGGCACAGACAGCATTGGAgatgagggagaggaggagggagaggaatATTAA